In Streptomyces kaniharaensis, a single genomic region encodes these proteins:
- a CDS encoding glycoside hydrolase family 15 protein, giving the protein MQTTTFAPPAVAPSTPLEELVPLSDNRAAVLLSTSGVVEYGAHEIGGSLHFARLLGDHRHGQWSLAPAGAGRADRSHWDGDNLVLTQEWDIRSDAGRPVRTVRIITFMPPQPHGGAPSRLHQIVEGVTGAVEMHSVFQPRFEDGRLPGHHEILERPDGRRTLRLAAGPVTLLLDGPDHTRDAFGRWTAAFTAAEGSRTALTLTIGDPDPGNRPHPDTDLLATRRDWQEWTAELSYTGPYQEPVRRSAILLRALTIRLTGAVSAALTRSLPEALGGERNWDYEACWLRDSALTILALVRLGKLEEAARWRRWLLRAIAGDVQNLAIMYQLDGSRTLTERELDWLTGYEGSRPVRAGNAAATQVQNDVYGEVVEALVAAERAGLPADAGVDALMVALGEEIMRIWRRPDAGIWEVRGPKRRFTHSALLCWQGLHLLVEWAQARATTGAAVADTATIARWAAERDTIKDDVLQHAYNPQAQAFTQYYGGRDLDAAVLLMATSGFLPSDDKRLISTIDAIQRELTDPAGFIRRYLPDPTGRVDGLTDDEGAFLACSFHLVEALAYIGRTDEAHALFDRLLGLRTPHGVFTEMWDATRRRPLGNTLQGFPLWALIGAALRLSLVPGTGDRVTLPGQRTADTEQDAAAVAA; this is encoded by the coding sequence GTGCAGACCACCACCTTCGCCCCGCCCGCCGTCGCGCCGAGCACCCCGTTGGAGGAGCTCGTCCCCCTGAGCGACAACCGGGCCGCCGTCCTGCTGAGTACGAGCGGGGTCGTCGAGTACGGCGCCCACGAGATCGGCGGCAGCCTCCACTTCGCCCGGCTGCTCGGCGACCACCGGCACGGACAGTGGAGTCTCGCACCGGCCGGGGCAGGCCGGGCCGACCGCAGCCACTGGGACGGCGACAACCTGGTCCTCACCCAGGAGTGGGACATCCGGTCGGACGCCGGCCGGCCCGTCCGCACGGTCCGCATCATCACCTTCATGCCGCCGCAGCCCCACGGCGGCGCCCCCAGCCGCCTCCACCAGATCGTCGAAGGCGTCACCGGCGCCGTCGAGATGCACTCCGTCTTCCAGCCCCGCTTCGAGGACGGGCGGCTGCCCGGCCACCACGAGATCCTGGAACGGCCCGACGGCCGACGCACGCTGCGGCTGGCCGCCGGCCCCGTCACCCTTCTCCTCGACGGCCCGGACCACACCCGCGACGCCTTCGGCCGCTGGACCGCCGCCTTCACCGCCGCCGAGGGCAGTCGGACGGCGCTGACGCTGACCATCGGCGACCCGGACCCCGGCAACCGCCCGCATCCCGACACCGACCTGCTCGCCACCCGCCGCGACTGGCAGGAGTGGACCGCCGAACTCTCCTACACCGGCCCCTACCAGGAACCCGTGCGGCGCAGCGCCATCCTGCTGCGAGCCCTGACGATCCGCCTGACCGGCGCCGTCTCGGCGGCGCTGACGCGCAGCCTGCCCGAGGCACTTGGCGGCGAGCGGAACTGGGACTACGAGGCGTGTTGGCTACGGGACAGCGCACTGACGATCCTCGCCCTGGTCCGGCTGGGCAAGCTGGAAGAGGCGGCGAGGTGGCGGCGATGGCTGCTGCGCGCCATCGCCGGGGACGTGCAGAACCTGGCGATCATGTACCAGTTGGACGGCTCCCGGACGCTGACGGAGCGGGAGCTGGACTGGCTGACCGGCTACGAGGGCTCCCGCCCGGTGCGGGCCGGCAACGCGGCCGCCACCCAGGTGCAGAACGACGTCTACGGCGAGGTCGTCGAGGCGCTGGTGGCGGCCGAGCGCGCGGGCCTGCCCGCCGACGCCGGCGTCGACGCTCTCATGGTCGCGCTCGGCGAGGAGATCATGCGCATCTGGCGCAGGCCCGACGCCGGGATCTGGGAGGTCCGCGGACCCAAGCGGCGCTTCACCCACTCCGCGCTGCTGTGCTGGCAGGGCCTGCATCTGCTGGTCGAGTGGGCCCAGGCCCGCGCGACCACCGGCGCCGCGGTCGCCGACACCGCGACCATCGCCCGGTGGGCGGCCGAGCGGGACACCATCAAGGACGACGTCCTCCAGCACGCCTACAACCCTCAGGCCCAGGCATTTACCCAGTACTACGGCGGCCGCGACCTGGACGCCGCGGTGCTGCTGATGGCCACCAGCGGCTTCCTGCCCTCGGACGACAAGCGGCTGATCAGCACGATCGACGCCATCCAGCGCGAACTCACCGATCCCGCCGGGTTCATCCGCCGCTACCTGCCGGACCCGACCGGGAGGGTCGACGGACTCACCGACGACGAAGGCGCCTTCCTCGCCTGCTCCTTCCACCTGGTCGAGGCGCTCGCCTACATCGGCCGCACCGACGAGGCCCACGCCCTGTTCGACCGGCTCCTCGGGCTGCGCACCCCGCACGGCGTGTTCACCGAGATGTGGGACGCCACGAGGCGGCGTCCGCTCGGCAACACGCTGCAGGGCTTCCCCCTGTGGGCCCTGATCGGGGCCGCCCTCCGACTGTCCCTCGTCCCCGGCACAGGCGACCGGGTCACGCTGCCCGGCCAGCGCACCGCGGACACCGAACAGGATGCCGCGGCGGTGGCCGCATGA
- a CDS encoding response regulator transcription factor, whose amino-acid sequence MSTADLAPRRPAAAPAGGPRGAGLTVNAANPLRLAVFGAPALHITALASALTRRGHQAATYPGPASIAATPARPLTALLFAVATFDDTAAAQVRELRAVLPAVPVVSIGPPDPAGVLELLRAGACGFLPISAGLEEVEHACRLVRTGRAVITADLLRDALASLSRAASPHDQERERLLGALTARELEVLRLICDGLTTDEISTRLGITVSTTRTHIQRLLAKLDAPTRLGAAAIADRYGLLADRPAAPPLQGERTT is encoded by the coding sequence ATGAGCACAGCCGACCTCGCGCCCCGGCGCCCCGCTGCGGCCCCCGCCGGGGGGCCGCGCGGCGCAGGGCTGACCGTGAACGCGGCGAACCCGCTGCGGCTGGCGGTGTTCGGCGCCCCGGCGCTGCACATCACCGCGCTTGCCTCCGCGCTCACCCGCCGCGGGCACCAGGCAGCCACCTACCCCGGGCCTGCGTCGATCGCCGCGACACCGGCCCGGCCGCTCACCGCGCTGCTCTTCGCCGTGGCCACGTTCGACGACACCGCGGCCGCGCAAGTCCGTGAGCTGCGCGCGGTCCTGCCCGCCGTGCCAGTGGTCTCCATCGGGCCGCCCGACCCCGCCGGGGTGCTCGAGCTCTTGAGAGCGGGCGCCTGCGGCTTCCTGCCCATCAGCGCCGGCCTGGAGGAGGTCGAACACGCCTGCCGGCTCGTCCGGACCGGACGGGCCGTCATCACCGCCGACCTCCTCCGCGACGCCCTCGCCTCCCTCAGCCGCGCAGCCTCGCCGCACGACCAGGAGCGGGAGCGCCTGCTCGGCGCACTCACCGCCCGCGAACTCGAAGTCCTCCGGCTGATCTGCGACGGCCTGACCACCGACGAGATCAGCACCCGGCTCGGGATCACGGTCAGCACCACCCGCACCCACATCCAGCGGCTCCTCGCCAAGCTCGACGCCCCCACCCGCCTGGGCGCGGCCGCCATCGCCGACCGGTACGGCCTGCTGGCCGATCGTCCTGCCGCTCCACCCCTGCAAGGAGAACGCACAACATGA